A window from Marinagarivorans cellulosilyticus encodes these proteins:
- a CDS encoding sensor histidine kinase, with amino-acid sequence MTMLTPHNKVHLRESYNILVVDDNEIDRATTCHMLSLGKDAEYVITAVDSVNKAEAYLADPKNIIDLAFLDYQLIDKTAEDVLQIMQRYERDIPVIVATSFATKRKENQLLKYGIYDFWDKNLLNPASLEHSIRFALNRHQLSQTRYHSQLLQGETLASVIHDLKNPISTIESYNKIAKRLVDKSLSASGDVTDSDSERVDICFDTIEKNCQLLQHLVEEILELSKSQAEQQSFPKQSVSINNILRACIQNFTPKAQECNLKLSTNISDKDFVIQGNKDKLTQVFNNLISNAIKYTDNGKITVGLSEQLNKGKPVAHITLQDTGIGIDAKNLDTIFKPFNHIEHKTQKKVDSHGLGLSIVKNLVEQHEGKIYVVSTKGEGSKFTVELPLE; translated from the coding sequence ATGACAATGCTGACCCCACACAATAAAGTGCACTTGCGCGAGAGTTATAACATCCTCGTGGTGGACGACAACGAAATAGACCGCGCCACAACCTGCCACATGCTTTCGCTTGGCAAAGACGCTGAATATGTCATAACAGCCGTCGACAGCGTAAACAAAGCCGAGGCCTACCTCGCTGACCCTAAAAATATTATCGATCTCGCTTTTCTCGATTATCAGCTAATCGATAAAACGGCAGAAGATGTTCTGCAGATAATGCAACGCTACGAACGCGACATACCAGTCATTGTTGCCACTAGCTTTGCGACAAAGCGTAAGGAAAACCAGCTACTTAAATATGGTATTTACGACTTTTGGGACAAGAACTTATTAAATCCGGCATCACTAGAGCACTCTATTCGATTTGCCCTAAACCGCCACCAACTGTCACAAACCCGCTATCATTCACAACTTTTACAGGGTGAAACACTCGCAAGCGTAATTCACGACCTAAAAAACCCAATATCAACAATAGAAAGCTATAACAAAATCGCAAAGCGCCTCGTAGATAAAAGCCTTAGTGCCAGCGGCGACGTTACCGATAGCGATAGCGAACGCGTCGACATTTGCTTTGACACAATCGAAAAGAATTGTCAGCTACTACAGCATCTCGTGGAAGAAATATTAGAACTCAGCAAAAGCCAAGCAGAGCAACAGTCCTTCCCCAAGCAATCAGTCAGCATCAATAACATTTTACGCGCCTGCATTCAAAACTTTACCCCCAAGGCACAAGAATGCAATCTAAAGCTATCAACCAACATTAGCGATAAAGACTTTGTTATACAGGGTAATAAAGACAAGCTAACCCAAGTGTTTAACAACTTAATTAGCAATGCGATTAAATATACCGACAACGGAAAAATCACCGTAGGCCTCAGCGAGCAACTAAACAAAGGCAAACCAGTTGCCCACATAACATTACAAGACACTGGCATTGGTATTGATGCGAAAAACCTCGACACGATATTTAAACCCTTTAATCACATAGAGCACAAAACCCAGAAAAAAGTCGACAGCCACGGGCTTGGCTTATCAATCGTTAAAAATCTAGTAGAGCAGCACGAAGGCAAGATTTACGTAGTAAGCACCAAGGGAGAAGGTTCTAAATTCACGGTTGAATTACCGCTTGAATAA
- a CDS encoding sensor histidine kinase, giving the protein MRILLIEDNDDHAEIIVDLLESTYKSQATIKRAALFNPGLELLNSDAFDLCLCDLKLPDSPLENTIKTLSSTEFDTPIIVLTSINNDAIAIDLIKAGIQDFIAKDRLDSEYLFKQCQFSIERKATQNALRDKTTDYEAFCHSLSHDFSGAIRRITQCTYFLNDSLAKNHALSAEEKQWLSFIQSSASEVQQLTSDLFNYLSADATLPSQTTTSTNLNELVETICKTIDSPLTILTCDLPIIKGNPSQLQLALKNFIDNAIKYNEKPAQMSFSYKIEENNDRLVIHIDDNGIGIPEEKVPHIFIPFQRIENGLQRQGSGLGLSLVHRIFKQMGGNIHVMPSSLGGTCFEIRLPIHQLANQK; this is encoded by the coding sequence ATGCGCATTCTTTTGATTGAAGACAACGACGACCACGCTGAAATCATCGTTGACCTTCTAGAAAGCACTTATAAATCTCAAGCAACCATTAAGCGTGCCGCGCTATTTAATCCCGGCCTCGAACTCCTTAATAGCGATGCTTTTGACCTGTGCTTATGCGATTTAAAGCTGCCAGACTCTCCGCTAGAAAACACTATCAAAACATTAAGCAGCACCGAGTTTGACACGCCAATCATCGTACTGACATCCATTAATAATGACGCAATTGCCATTGACCTTATAAAAGCTGGCATCCAAGATTTTATTGCAAAAGATCGGCTTGATAGCGAATATTTATTTAAGCAGTGCCAATTTTCTATCGAGCGCAAAGCCACCCAAAATGCTTTACGCGATAAAACAACAGACTACGAGGCTTTTTGCCACAGCCTGTCGCATGATTTCAGCGGCGCCATACGCCGCATAACTCAATGCACATATTTCCTGAACGACAGCCTCGCGAAAAACCACGCCCTTTCTGCCGAAGAAAAACAATGGCTTAGCTTTATTCAAAGTAGCGCCAGCGAAGTGCAGCAGCTTACATCAGATCTATTTAACTATTTAAGCGCCGACGCTACGCTGCCCTCACAAACCACTACATCAACAAACCTTAACGAGCTAGTCGAAACAATCTGCAAAACCATCGACAGCCCTTTAACAATCCTCACTTGCGACCTACCTATTATTAAAGGCAACCCTTCACAGCTGCAATTAGCGCTCAAAAACTTTATCGATAACGCCATAAAGTATAACGAGAAGCCAGCCCAAATGAGCTTCAGCTATAAAATTGAAGAGAATAATGACCGCTTAGTTATTCATATTGACGATAACGGCATTGGCATACCAGAAGAAAAGGTGCCCCATATTTTTATCCCGTTTCAACGCATTGAGAATGGGCTTCAGCGCCAAGGCAGCGGGCTGGGCCTTAGCCTTGTACACCGTATTTTTAAACAAATGGGCGGCAACATACATGTTATGCCTTCATCATTAGGGGGAACATGCTTTGAAATTCGGCTTCCTATACATCAACTCGCAAACCAAAAATAA
- a CDS encoding response regulator, which translates to MQANKPVHIYLAEDNLDHRELIEDMLEESHLPFKLFHAPNGLALLDLLSCNQEPADLILLDIKMPKMGGLETLSRLRTLDHLNSTPIVIITTSTIKSDISKATSLGATQFLTKPLSFSDIKPYINRDGESHAHSFD; encoded by the coding sequence ATGCAAGCCAATAAACCTGTACATATTTATTTAGCCGAAGACAACCTAGATCATCGAGAGCTTATCGAGGATATGCTTGAGGAAAGCCACTTACCCTTCAAGCTTTTTCACGCACCTAATGGCCTGGCGTTACTTGACCTTCTTTCTTGCAATCAAGAACCTGCAGATTTAATTTTATTAGATATTAAGATGCCTAAGATGGGCGGGTTAGAAACCTTAAGCCGGCTTCGCACACTCGACCACTTAAATAGCACCCCTATTGTTATTATCACAACATCCACCATTAAATCGGATATATCAAAAGCAACGAGCCTTGGTGCCACCCAATTTCTGACCAAGCCCCTTAGCTTTTCAGACATTAAACCCTATATTAATAGGGATGGAGAAAGTCATGCGCATTCTTTTGATTGA
- a CDS encoding CHASE domain-containing protein — protein sequence MKASLKKALLLLPVIYGIFLTSVCATVLGYVLSTSITKDKYLSEFALEHEELTDKIEKRLHVYEQVLWSGVALFNSSERVSREEWKVFASIVDINTHWPGIQALGFAIPLQPNELEAHEKTVHQEGFAGYAIYPNNSRDFYTSIYYIEPFDWRNQRAFGYDMWSNPTRQYAMKAAMLTGEARASGAITLAQETASDTQKGFLIYTPVYKDPNLLNRGMVKSLKNLKGWVYAPFRMNDFMLPIIDRVAPTTSITISDITPASDSNQTQQTSNSRLFEHLNPSPLNAITHNKELHVFGRLWKISLTAPAFNPVTHLTPATLVLFFAGLIADALLLLILIHNRNNQLSTNNIFKERYKQLLLTLNQRTTDIETLKKEKEILENNVDTLQEWLQERELRINELKMNQKDV from the coding sequence ATGAAAGCTAGCCTAAAAAAAGCCCTCCTTTTACTCCCCGTTATTTACGGCATCTTTCTGACATCTGTTTGCGCTACAGTATTGGGCTATGTTTTAAGTACATCTATCACCAAAGATAAGTACTTATCAGAGTTCGCCTTAGAGCATGAAGAGTTAACCGATAAAATTGAAAAAAGACTGCATGTTTATGAACAAGTACTGTGGTCCGGCGTTGCCCTATTTAACAGCAGCGAGCGCGTAAGCCGTGAGGAGTGGAAGGTCTTTGCTAGTATTGTTGACATCAATACTCACTGGCCCGGCATACAAGCACTTGGGTTCGCAATTCCACTTCAACCCAACGAGCTAGAAGCACACGAAAAAACCGTACACCAAGAGGGATTTGCTGGTTACGCAATATACCCAAACAACAGCCGAGATTTTTATACCAGTATTTACTATATTGAACCGTTCGACTGGCGCAACCAACGCGCATTTGGATACGACATGTGGTCCAACCCTACGCGCCAATACGCGATGAAAGCCGCCATGCTCACTGGCGAAGCCAGAGCGAGCGGCGCCATTACCTTAGCGCAAGAAACCGCAAGCGATACGCAAAAAGGCTTCCTAATTTATACACCCGTATACAAAGATCCTAACTTATTAAATCGTGGAATGGTTAAATCACTAAAGAATTTAAAAGGCTGGGTTTACGCGCCTTTCAGAATGAATGACTTTATGCTGCCCATTATTGACCGAGTAGCCCCAACAACAAGCATAACTATATCTGATATCACTCCAGCATCAGACTCAAACCAAACACAACAAACCTCAAACAGCCGACTATTTGAGCACCTAAACCCGTCCCCGCTCAATGCAATCACCCACAACAAAGAACTGCATGTATTCGGGCGATTATGGAAAATATCGCTTACGGCACCAGCATTCAATCCTGTAACACACTTAACACCGGCAACCCTTGTGCTATTTTTTGCCGGCCTAATAGCCGATGCGCTTCTTCTATTGATACTTATTCACAACAGAAACAATCAACTTAGCACCAACAACATCTTTAAAGAGCGCTACAAACAATTACTATTAACACTTAACCAAAGAACTACAGATATCGAAACACTTAAAAAAGAAAAAGAAATCCTTGAAAATAACGTTGACACACTGCAAGAATGGCTACAAGAGCGAGAGCTTAGGATCAACGAACTAAAAATGAACCAAAAAGATGTTTAG
- a CDS encoding PAS domain S-box protein, translating into MRALFTLSLLVTLITGVFAISIAKTLWSSIEKNNTLYTKKIVLADQKRFLNYYQFDTLENISQFASSNFFEDAIPDWKKSHSYYLFNHITLPEHDNGISLQAWLDETRHQIELQENTINEQVTQTTKRNRTSLISGFFAYSLLLTMCWSSIYIWHRLRMNEILNKLVESNLYLKKKQADLTKANSIMGSILEDLNTERKRSSFAKINDQRLALVAKYSDDGLVGLDDNGYISSWNPKAEALFSKPESTMLHKPLHVLFDEQDNQKIRDATHSLSHKSPHVSTTVKWISTASPVIQYLEISITGLFSGDTVLGYSVIVRDVSSRIHEIEQLRLLIEATPNAIIMSDTDGHIIQANGHAEKSFGYSKFEILTLKIEDLLPEEFKNSHQILRQGYLKNPKIRRMGTDLALRARRKNGTFIFVEVGLAPVKLNEKWYVISAITDISDRIEAQHKLTEFNRSLTRKNREMEQFVYTVSHDLKAPLVTIAAFSHSIKATLGDECSDRVTHKMDRIIANAAKMEELITDLLEISRVMNRPLTITEFAINNVVQEVRDSLEEDLAGCKISTSIPSNLLISASRPQIVQCLQNIISNAEKYKRENTTTIIHIAASKKDGKVIISVKDNGIGIDKNLYDKIFDIFERGDVTAPGTGVGLAIVKSIIEKHGGTITVDSTLGAGSTFTLTLPQPDALTHHES; encoded by the coding sequence ATGCGCGCCCTTTTTACTCTCAGCCTATTAGTTACACTAATCACTGGTGTTTTTGCTATTTCGATAGCAAAAACACTGTGGTCAAGTATCGAGAAAAATAACACTCTATACACCAAAAAAATTGTATTAGCCGATCAAAAACGTTTTTTAAATTACTACCAGTTCGACACCTTAGAAAACATAAGCCAATTTGCTAGCTCAAACTTTTTTGAAGATGCTATTCCAGACTGGAAAAAGTCACATAGTTACTACTTGTTTAACCACATCACGCTACCCGAACACGACAACGGGATATCTTTACAAGCGTGGCTAGACGAAACGCGGCATCAAATCGAACTTCAAGAAAACACAATTAACGAACAAGTAACACAAACTACTAAACGCAACCGAACTAGCTTAATTTCTGGTTTTTTTGCCTATTCGTTATTGCTTACAATGTGCTGGAGTAGCATTTACATTTGGCACCGGCTAAGAATGAACGAAATACTGAATAAGCTGGTGGAAAGTAACTTATACCTCAAGAAAAAACAGGCAGATCTCACCAAAGCCAACAGCATTATGGGCAGTATTTTGGAGGATCTTAATACAGAAAGAAAGCGATCATCATTCGCCAAAATTAACGACCAACGCTTGGCACTTGTTGCCAAATACTCTGATGATGGTTTAGTAGGGCTGGACGATAACGGGTACATTAGTAGCTGGAACCCAAAAGCCGAGGCGCTTTTTTCTAAGCCCGAATCAACCATGCTACACAAGCCACTGCATGTTTTGTTCGACGAACAAGACAACCAAAAAATAAGAGATGCGACTCACTCGCTTAGCCATAAATCGCCACATGTCAGTACAACCGTAAAATGGATATCAACGGCCTCGCCAGTAATACAGTACCTAGAAATTTCCATTACCGGATTATTTAGCGGGGATACCGTATTAGGCTATTCCGTCATTGTGCGCGATGTCTCTAGCCGCATTCACGAAATTGAGCAGTTACGCTTACTTATCGAGGCGACGCCTAATGCTATTATAATGAGTGACACTGATGGCCATATTATTCAAGCAAACGGGCATGCCGAGAAATCTTTCGGTTATTCAAAGTTTGAAATTTTAACGCTAAAAATTGAAGATCTGCTCCCGGAAGAATTCAAAAACAGCCACCAAATACTTCGCCAAGGCTACTTAAAGAACCCCAAAATTAGGCGCATGGGAACAGACTTGGCACTAAGAGCTCGCCGTAAAAACGGTACTTTTATATTTGTAGAAGTCGGCCTTGCCCCCGTTAAATTGAATGAAAAATGGTACGTTATTAGCGCCATTACCGATATTAGCGACCGCATTGAGGCGCAGCATAAGCTTACGGAATTCAACAGATCTCTAACACGCAAAAACCGAGAAATGGAGCAATTTGTTTATACCGTATCACACGACCTAAAAGCCCCGCTGGTTACCATTGCAGCTTTTTCCCACTCAATTAAAGCGACACTCGGTGACGAATGCAGCGATAGGGTCACACACAAAATGGACCGCATTATTGCCAATGCCGCAAAAATGGAAGAGCTTATTACAGATCTACTGGAAATATCCAGAGTGATGAATAGACCGCTGACAATTACAGAATTTGCCATCAACAATGTAGTACAAGAGGTTAGGGATAGCTTAGAAGAAGATCTAGCCGGCTGTAAAATATCAACCAGTATCCCTTCTAACTTACTCATTAGCGCTAGCCGACCACAAATCGTGCAATGCTTGCAGAATATTATTAGTAATGCCGAAAAATATAAACGTGAAAATACAACGACTATTATTCATATTGCCGCTTCAAAAAAAGATGGCAAGGTCATCATAAGCGTTAAAGATAACGGCATAGGCATCGACAAAAACCTTTACGATAAGATTTTTGACATTTTTGAACGCGGTGATGTTACAGCTCCAGGGACAGGCGTAGGCCTGGCCATTGTAAAATCGATTATCGAAAAGCACGGTGGCACAATCACCGTTGATTCAACACTAGGCGCAGGCTCAACATTCACCCTTACACTACCGCAACCAGACGCACTGACACACCATGAAAGCTAG
- a CDS encoding diguanylate cyclase response regulator, whose product MSNSPLKILLVEDNPFDQQISQQMIALSELEVDFVTVCTSAEEGLAELTEQNYNCCLFDISLPNNNGLWLLGEHLKSLANSCTMIALTDHRDPTLVAQLMQKGAHGYIPKNELTPKNLRAKIITAIDFHALQRALHEQANRDSLTTLLNRNAFAKQLDRNLQRLVLSKNEGILLFLDVDNFKCINDQHGHPAGDAILSHFAESLEICCRPQDIIGRLGGDEFVVFMPNTPLSEAQLIMNRLQYQLASTISVDGKKITISTSIGAACFPLHGNNHEELLRYADEALYQAKRSGRAQLAVYTCEPIK is encoded by the coding sequence ATGTCAAATTCTCCGTTAAAAATACTGCTAGTCGAAGACAATCCCTTTGACCAACAAATATCGCAACAAATGATTGCCTTAAGCGAGCTAGAGGTAGACTTCGTAACCGTCTGCACGAGTGCCGAAGAAGGCTTGGCAGAACTCACAGAGCAAAACTATAACTGCTGCCTTTTTGATATTAGCCTACCCAATAACAATGGTTTATGGCTTTTAGGCGAGCACCTGAAAAGCCTGGCCAACTCTTGCACTATGATTGCACTAACAGACCACCGCGACCCAACCTTGGTTGCTCAGCTTATGCAAAAAGGCGCGCACGGCTATATCCCTAAAAATGAACTCACACCTAAAAACTTACGCGCCAAGATCATTACAGCAATCGACTTCCACGCCCTTCAGCGTGCGCTCCACGAACAAGCAAACCGCGACTCACTAACGACACTCCTCAATCGCAACGCATTTGCCAAACAGCTAGATCGCAATTTACAACGCTTAGTACTGAGTAAAAACGAAGGCATTTTACTGTTTTTAGACGTTGATAACTTTAAATGCATTAACGATCAACACGGCCACCCTGCAGGCGACGCCATTCTTAGCCATTTTGCAGAAAGCCTAGAGATCTGCTGCCGCCCTCAGGATATTATTGGGCGGCTCGGGGGCGACGAGTTTGTTGTTTTTATGCCGAACACGCCACTGAGTGAGGCCCAGCTAATTATGAATCGGCTTCAATACCAATTGGCTTCGACAATTAGTGTCGACGGGAAAAAAATTACTATTAGCACATCGATTGGCGCGGCGTGCTTTCCCCTTCACGGCAATAATCATGAAGAGCTACTGCGCTATGCTGACGAAGCACTTTACCAAGCCAAACGCAGCGGCAGAGCACAACTGGCAGTGTATACCTGCGAACCTATCAAATAA
- a CDS encoding response regulator encodes MMITSFSDPNGISDIKKTGFNGYLTKPVATADLLDAISTLATVPNDTFVTRGYLQVNSNTAERLSQDATPSPLPQTAQEKSDLRILLVEDNPVNQAVIKDMLLEFDYPCETAGNGLEALTALSNADVDNRYHIVLMDCQMPELNGYECTQRVRQGLGGEHHKRIPIIALTANAMQGDKEKCLAVGMNDYIAKPIAPDTLKDTIVKWLKL; translated from the coding sequence ATGATGATAACTTCGTTCTCAGATCCAAACGGAATTTCCGATATTAAAAAAACAGGCTTTAATGGCTATTTAACTAAACCCGTGGCAACGGCTGATTTACTGGATGCCATTAGTACGTTAGCAACGGTGCCTAACGATACATTTGTAACAAGAGGTTATTTACAAGTAAACAGCAACACAGCGGAGCGTTTGTCTCAAGATGCAACTCCAAGCCCCTTACCACAGACGGCGCAAGAAAAATCTGATTTACGCATTTTGCTCGTTGAAGACAACCCGGTGAATCAGGCCGTTATTAAAGATATGCTACTGGAGTTTGACTACCCCTGTGAAACAGCAGGGAACGGCTTAGAAGCACTCACCGCACTATCGAATGCTGATGTCGACAATCGCTACCATATTGTGCTGATGGACTGCCAAATGCCAGAGCTTAACGGTTACGAATGCACGCAACGCGTGCGTCAAGGCTTAGGGGGCGAACATCACAAGCGTATTCCGATCATCGCCCTTACCGCTAATGCCATGCAAGGTGATAAAGAAAAATGCCTTGCCGTGGGCATGAATGACTACATCGCCAAACCTATAGCACCAGACACTCTTAAAGATACCATCGTCAAATGGCTCAAACTATGA
- a CDS encoding ISL3 family transposase yields the protein MSLNISSKILSLPGQRVKQVQHDLALQRLTIHCKRDRRYRAIAPSSNEAANINRYLRRTIRDVPLCGFECYLEVELAQVVTTCGRRLMEACEFVDTGNRYTQRFCQLVSGLCRHMSISTVSRHLKLRWETVKNMDKFHLEKTLPALNPEKLIDLKYLGVDEVARAKGHDYMTVIYDMESGHLIGVETGRKAEVLTAFLKRLPAQTAENIEAVAMDMGPAYQKSVRECLPNADIVFDRFHVMQNYSKAMSNQRRIEFRKADRAGKEQLKGTHYLLLKNADKLNDKQANKLQTLLENNSNINTLYILKEQLQALWSAGNYDAMMNALEQWCDMAEQTNMLYLKKFAKSLRKHSVGICNYGKHGLTSARIEAGNVSIGMIRKRARGIKDTEYFKLKIRQSSMPDEQSMFYGSH from the coding sequence ATGAGCCTTAACATCTCCAGCAAAATTTTGAGCCTTCCTGGTCAGCGTGTCAAACAAGTTCAGCATGACTTGGCCCTGCAAAGATTGACTATACACTGCAAGCGAGACCGTCGTTATAGAGCGATTGCCCCGTCAAGTAATGAGGCGGCCAACATCAACCGATACTTGCGCAGAACGATCCGTGATGTCCCTTTGTGTGGCTTCGAATGCTATTTGGAAGTTGAGCTCGCTCAAGTTGTGACGACTTGCGGTAGGCGTCTAATGGAGGCTTGCGAATTTGTCGATACAGGCAATCGCTATACTCAAAGATTTTGCCAGTTGGTGAGCGGATTGTGTCGCCATATGAGTATCAGCACGGTCAGTCGGCACCTAAAGCTACGATGGGAAACGGTGAAAAATATGGATAAATTTCACCTAGAGAAAACGTTGCCTGCACTTAATCCTGAAAAATTAATTGACTTAAAATATCTTGGGGTCGATGAAGTCGCTAGAGCCAAAGGCCATGATTATATGACGGTGATTTATGACATGGAATCCGGTCATTTAATTGGCGTTGAGACAGGCCGTAAAGCCGAGGTGTTGACAGCGTTTCTAAAGCGCTTACCAGCACAAACCGCTGAAAACATAGAGGCGGTAGCCATGGATATGGGGCCAGCCTATCAAAAATCGGTACGCGAATGCTTGCCTAATGCTGACATTGTTTTCGATCGGTTTCATGTGATGCAAAACTACAGTAAAGCCATGAGCAATCAGCGTAGGATCGAGTTCAGAAAGGCGGATCGCGCAGGCAAAGAGCAGCTTAAAGGTACCCACTACCTGTTGTTAAAAAATGCCGACAAGTTAAATGATAAGCAAGCCAATAAACTCCAGACATTGCTCGAAAATAATTCCAATATCAATACACTTTATATACTCAAAGAGCAGCTCCAAGCTTTGTGGAGTGCAGGGAATTATGATGCCATGATGAATGCTTTGGAGCAGTGGTGCGACATGGCGGAACAGACGAATATGCTCTATCTCAAGAAATTTGCAAAGTCACTAAGGAAGCATAGCGTAGGCATTTGTAACTACGGAAAACACGGGCTGACTAGCGCCAGAATTGAAGCCGGCAATGTCAGCATTGGCATGATTCGCAAGCGAGCAAGAGGCATCAAGGATACCGAGTACTTCAAGCTAAAAATAAGGCAATCATCGATGCCTGACGAGCAATCCATGTTCTATGGAAGCCACTAG